A window from Streptomonospora salina encodes these proteins:
- a CDS encoding LysR substrate-binding domain-containing protein, giving the protein MDLTRLRLLVELERLGTMAAVAETTGMGTSAVSKHFAVLEREAGTQLLVPDGRRVRLTPAGHRLARHAVDILARADTARAELAGEGAPVGQVDLVSFISVAGPIVLPAVRRLQSDHPGIDVRLIEHEPDEALELLQSGTVDLGLVYDYSLVPRRFPGTLTLRPIGTEPLLLSQPSGGAATSRIMTRRRLSGAAESSWIANSRGSDEDELVRRMCAGAGFAPRIRHRIDNLEVVEQLVAAGMGVGVMPKLAAAARRGVVHSPLGDLGGTRRISLASSTGGWSWRPITLLARYLWEQARGVLDDTAPTPPVSGGAEVAGDPEPPPG; this is encoded by the coding sequence ATGGATTTGACACGGCTGCGGCTGCTGGTGGAGCTGGAGCGGCTGGGCACGATGGCGGCGGTCGCGGAGACGACCGGGATGGGCACCTCGGCGGTGTCCAAGCACTTCGCGGTGCTGGAGCGCGAGGCGGGGACGCAGCTGCTGGTGCCCGACGGCAGGAGAGTGCGCCTGACCCCGGCAGGGCACCGGCTGGCCCGCCACGCGGTGGACATCCTCGCGCGCGCCGACACCGCCCGCGCCGAGCTGGCGGGCGAAGGCGCCCCCGTGGGCCAGGTGGACCTGGTCAGCTTCATCAGCGTCGCCGGCCCCATCGTGCTGCCGGCGGTCCGCCGCCTGCAGTCCGACCACCCCGGCATCGACGTGCGGCTGATCGAGCACGAGCCCGACGAGGCACTGGAGCTGCTCCAGTCGGGCACGGTCGACCTCGGCCTGGTCTACGACTACAGCCTGGTGCCGCGGCGGTTCCCCGGCACACTGACGCTGCGCCCGATCGGCACCGAACCGCTGCTGCTGTCCCAGCCCTCGGGCGGGGCGGCCACAAGCCGCATCATGACCCGCCGCCGGCTGTCCGGGGCGGCCGAGTCCTCGTGGATCGCCAACTCCCGCGGCAGCGACGAGGACGAGCTGGTGCGGCGGATGTGCGCCGGTGCCGGTTTCGCTCCGCGCATCCGGCACCGCATCGACAACCTGGAGGTCGTCGAGCAGCTCGTGGCCGCCGGGATGGGCGTGGGCGTCATGCCCAAACTCGCAGCGGCCGCGCGCCGCGGGGTGGTGCACTCCCCGCTGGGCGATCTCGGCGGCACCCGGCGGATCTCGCTGGCCAGCAGCACCGGCGGGTGGTCGTGGCGCCCGATCACGCTGCTGGCCCGCTACCTGTGGGAGCAGGCGCGCGGCGTACTGGACGACACCGCACCGACGCCGCCGGTCTCCGGCGGAGCGGAGGTCGCCGGGGACCCCGAGCCACCGCCGGGCTGA
- a CDS encoding alpha-ketoglutarate-dependent dioxygenase AlkB family protein, translated as MSEPLFGAEPVTVAPGAVHLPGWLSVGAQRDLVRRCRAWSRGAGGMVRHRMPRGGVMSVRMTALGWFWEPYRYSRTLPDGAPVPPFPPILGELARAGVEAAFGAPPGPADPPHDVALVNFYDADARMGMHQDRDEQADVPVVSLSLGDTCVFRFGNTRTRTRPYTDVELASGDLFVFGGPARMAYHGVPRTRPGTAPAGIGMERGRLNITVRASGLE; from the coding sequence ATGAGCGAGCCGCTGTTCGGGGCCGAACCCGTCACCGTCGCTCCGGGTGCGGTGCACCTGCCGGGATGGCTGAGTGTCGGCGCCCAGCGCGATCTGGTCCGGCGGTGCCGCGCATGGTCGCGCGGCGCCGGGGGGATGGTGCGGCACCGCATGCCGCGCGGGGGCGTGATGAGTGTACGCATGACCGCCCTGGGGTGGTTCTGGGAGCCCTACCGCTATTCGCGCACCCTGCCGGACGGCGCGCCGGTTCCGCCGTTCCCGCCGATCCTGGGCGAGCTCGCCCGTGCGGGTGTGGAAGCCGCGTTCGGGGCGCCGCCCGGGCCCGCCGACCCGCCCCACGACGTGGCCCTGGTGAACTTCTACGACGCCGACGCCAGAATGGGCATGCACCAGGACCGCGACGAGCAGGCCGACGTGCCGGTGGTGTCACTGAGCCTGGGCGACACCTGCGTCTTCCGGTTCGGCAACACCCGGACCCGCACCCGCCCCTATACCGACGTGGAACTGGCCAGCGGCGACCTGTTCGTGTTCGGCGGCCCGGCCCGCATGGCCTACCACGGCGTGCCGCGCACCCGGCCGGGCACGGCCCCGGCCGGTATCGGCATGGAGCGGGGGCGGCTGAACATCACCGTCCGCGCCTCGGGCCTGGAATGA
- a CDS encoding methyltransferase: MTASDAESRDLLRLLTGPWLADAVAAAVRLGVIDRLGRGPAAAGDLAGELSLAPDPLLRLLRLLAGLEVLEERGDGFALAPAGELLRSGHPSSMRDLALLYRSDFFAAAWRGLTDAVRTGEQAFEAVHGRDVYTHLAEHPGDAALFDAGMAAGGSPADALPEVYDFSRARHVADIGGGDGSRLAGLLDADAALRGTLQERPQALAGARERLAPHIDRGRCTLAGADFLDEVAAGADVYVLSRVLHNWDDDSCRRILANCAAAMGPAAHLLIVERVMPDDRNPWLSRAFDVHMMVMTAGRERTAGEYEALLRPAGLHTLEVRGLAAEMGVLVAAAL; the protein is encoded by the coding sequence ATGACCGCGAGCGATGCCGAGAGCCGCGATCTGCTGCGGCTGCTGACCGGGCCGTGGCTGGCCGACGCCGTAGCCGCGGCGGTGCGGCTGGGCGTGATCGACCGGCTGGGCCGCGGCCCGGCCGCGGCCGGTGACCTCGCCGGCGAACTGTCGCTGGCCCCCGACCCGCTGCTGCGCCTGCTGCGGTTGCTGGCCGGATTGGAGGTGCTGGAGGAGCGCGGCGACGGCTTCGCTCTGGCGCCGGCAGGCGAGCTGCTGCGCAGCGGGCACCCCTCGTCGATGCGCGACCTGGCACTGCTCTACCGCAGCGACTTCTTCGCCGCCGCCTGGCGCGGACTGACCGATGCGGTACGCACCGGCGAGCAGGCCTTCGAAGCCGTCCACGGCCGCGACGTCTACACCCACCTCGCCGAGCACCCCGGTGACGCCGCGCTCTTCGACGCCGGCATGGCGGCGGGCGGGTCGCCGGCCGACGCTCTGCCCGAGGTCTACGACTTCTCCCGGGCCCGGCACGTGGCCGACATCGGCGGCGGCGACGGGAGCCGGCTCGCCGGGCTGCTGGACGCCGACGCCGCTCTGCGCGGAACTCTGCAGGAACGCCCCCAGGCCCTGGCCGGCGCACGCGAGCGGCTGGCGCCCCACATCGACCGGGGCCGCTGCACCTTGGCGGGCGCCGACTTCCTCGACGAGGTCGCCGCCGGCGCCGACGTCTACGTGCTCTCCCGGGTGCTGCACAACTGGGACGACGACTCCTGCCGGCGCATCCTCGCCAACTGCGCGGCGGCGATGGGCCCCGCCGCCCACCTGCTGATCGTCGAGCGGGTCATGCCCGACGACCGGAACCCGTGGCTGTCGCGGGCCTTCGACGTACACATGATGGTCATGACCGCGGGCCGGGAGCGCACCGCCGGCGAGTACGAGGCCCTGCT
- a CDS encoding EamA family transporter, which translates to MITSSSTAVRAALGRIPPAVLLLAGMFVLHTGSALAVRAFSEAGPMGVTWLRLLWAALILAALGGRPLWRALRSATPRDLGAAVILGTISAGMMVFYSEATARVDLGTATAVEFLGPLTVAVLALRRRREAVWIAAAVGGVLLLTRPWASGADPVGVALGLCGAVCVALYIVLTQRVGSTFRAVHGLAVAMAVGAAVTAPLGVPQVLAAPDPAGVLGITLAIAVLFPLIPFLLEMVVLQRMSRTAFSTFASLEPAVSLAMGMAVIGQSPVGVQVGGMALVVAAGIGAARGDGRAVRDRRSGPAGAPQALDGAAAPAVPPAGGAADDTARRHAHAG; encoded by the coding sequence ATGATCACCTCCTCCTCGACCGCGGTTCGTGCTGCCCTGGGACGGATACCGCCTGCCGTACTGCTGCTGGCGGGTATGTTCGTGCTGCACACCGGAAGCGCCCTGGCAGTGCGCGCGTTCAGCGAGGCCGGGCCGATGGGTGTGACCTGGCTGCGCCTGCTGTGGGCCGCGCTCATCCTGGCGGCGCTGGGCGGGCGCCCCCTGTGGCGCGCTCTGCGTTCGGCGACCCCGCGGGACCTGGGCGCAGCGGTGATCCTGGGCACGATCAGCGCGGGGATGATGGTGTTCTACTCCGAAGCCACGGCCCGTGTGGACCTGGGCACCGCCACCGCGGTCGAGTTCCTCGGCCCCCTGACGGTGGCCGTACTGGCGCTGCGGCGGCGGCGCGAAGCCGTGTGGATCGCGGCGGCCGTGGGCGGCGTCTTGCTGCTCACCCGTCCCTGGGCGAGCGGAGCCGACCCGGTCGGCGTCGCCCTGGGCCTGTGCGGCGCGGTGTGCGTCGCCCTCTACATCGTGCTCACCCAGCGCGTGGGCAGCACGTTCCGGGCGGTGCACGGGTTGGCGGTGGCGATGGCCGTCGGCGCCGCCGTCACCGCCCCGCTGGGCGTCCCGCAGGTCCTGGCCGCGCCCGATCCGGCCGGAGTGCTCGGCATCACCCTGGCGATCGCGGTGCTGTTCCCCCTGATCCCGTTCCTGCTGGAGATGGTGGTGCTGCAGCGTATGAGCCGCACCGCCTTCTCCACCTTCGCCAGCCTCGAACCCGCCGTCAGTCTGGCCATGGGTATGGCCGTCATCGGACAGTCGCCCGTCGGCGTCCAGGTCGGGGGCATGGCGCTGGTGGTGGCCGCCGGGATCGGCGCCGCCCGCGGAGACGGCCGAGCCGTGCGGGACCGCCGGAGCGGACCGGCGGGCGCCCCTCAGGCCCTGGACGGGGCGGCGGCGCCCGCGGTCCCGCCCGCCGGGGGTGCCGCCGACGACACTGCGCGCCGGCACGCACACGCGGGCTGA
- a CDS encoding LysR family transcriptional regulator, with the protein MIDVRRLQLLQALGRHQTVAAAADALGVTPSAVSQQLTALAKDAGVALVERQGRRFILTGAARLLVERADVIFAEMERAEADLAEYAQGRVGSARVGSFATGICDLVAPAVAALRTTRPGWRFEIVQAEPDRSTEMLRSGELDIAVTMSSDIPPNATGEFRLAPVMVEPFDVVLPYQHPLAACTDLELGADLADAHWIMSPPGSPWYDCVAAACHQAGFQPQVAHTVHEFSAVFALVRAGLGVALMPRLGWTGMPAPHVVVRTVRNTARRHVVVVTRAGYDAEPLLSAVREAASKVPVPAASPLLVSGGGAA; encoded by the coding sequence ATGATCGATGTGCGCCGGTTGCAGCTCCTGCAGGCACTGGGCCGCCACCAGACGGTCGCCGCAGCCGCCGACGCGCTGGGTGTGACCCCCTCGGCGGTCTCCCAGCAGCTGACAGCACTGGCCAAGGACGCCGGAGTCGCCCTCGTCGAACGGCAGGGGCGCAGGTTCATCCTCACCGGTGCCGCCCGCCTGCTCGTCGAGCGCGCCGACGTGATCTTCGCCGAGATGGAGCGCGCCGAAGCCGACCTCGCCGAGTACGCCCAAGGCCGGGTGGGATCGGCCCGTGTCGGCTCCTTCGCCACCGGGATCTGCGACCTCGTCGCCCCGGCGGTCGCCGCCCTGCGCACCACCCGCCCGGGGTGGCGCTTCGAGATCGTGCAGGCCGAACCCGACCGGTCCACCGAGATGCTGCGCTCGGGCGAGCTGGACATCGCCGTCACCATGTCCTCCGACATCCCGCCCAACGCCACCGGCGAATTCCGGCTCGCCCCGGTCATGGTCGAGCCCTTCGACGTGGTCCTGCCCTACCAGCACCCCCTGGCCGCCTGTACCGACCTGGAACTCGGCGCCGACCTCGCCGACGCCCACTGGATCATGTCGCCGCCGGGGTCGCCGTGGTACGACTGCGTGGCCGCGGCCTGCCACCAGGCCGGGTTCCAGCCGCAGGTGGCCCACACCGTCCACGAGTTCAGCGCCGTGTTCGCGCTGGTGCGGGCCGGGCTCGGGGTAGCGCTGATGCCGCGGCTGGGCTGGACCGGGATGCCCGCGCCGCACGTCGTGGTGCGCACGGTGCGCAACACCGCCCGCCGCCACGTCGTCGTCGTGACCCGCGCCGGCTACGACGCGGAGCCGCTGCTGAGCGCGGTGCGCGAGGCGGCGAGCAAGGTTCCGGTGCCCGCGGCGAGCCCGCTGCTGGTTTCGGGGGGCGGCGCGGCCTGA
- a CDS encoding magnesium and cobalt transport protein CorA: MAQRKPLAWLPGIRGTQEHRSRTARPRPPEHSMDPRTDDDGTAPPVQDSVIDAAIYVGGRRRESPQQLRDLAELHRRTPDDEGAMAWIGLLRPSSSQLLAAAEEFGLHDLAVEDAIVAHQRPKLERYGDTLFVVLKSALYLDAREEVRFGELHLFMGRHFVLTVRHDQAPDLSAVRGRLEENPDLLERGPEAVLYAVLDAVVDGYAPVVAGLQNDIDEIETQVFDGDAAVSRRIYELSREVIEFQRAVRPLLPVLRSLNEAFDEFGTDEEMRRYLRDVADHATTVAERVDGFRDMLQSILTVNATLVSEAQNEEMRRVTEASYRQGEHVKKISAWAAILFAPSLVGSIYGMNFARMPELGWALGYPLALLVMAGISVTLYAVFKWRHWM; the protein is encoded by the coding sequence ATGGCCCAACGCAAGCCGCTGGCGTGGCTTCCCGGAATCCGGGGCACCCAGGAGCACCGCAGCAGGACCGCCCGGCCGCGACCGCCGGAGCACTCCATGGACCCCAGGACCGACGACGACGGCACCGCGCCGCCGGTGCAGGACAGCGTCATCGACGCCGCCATCTACGTCGGCGGCCGGCGCCGGGAGTCCCCGCAGCAGCTGCGGGACCTCGCCGAGCTGCACCGCCGCACCCCCGACGACGAGGGCGCCATGGCCTGGATCGGGCTGCTGCGCCCGTCCAGCTCCCAGCTGTTGGCCGCCGCCGAGGAGTTCGGACTGCACGATCTGGCCGTCGAGGACGCCATCGTCGCCCACCAGCGGCCCAAGCTGGAGCGCTACGGCGACACTCTCTTCGTCGTCCTCAAATCCGCCCTCTACCTGGACGCCAGAGAGGAGGTGCGCTTCGGGGAGCTGCACCTGTTCATGGGCCGGCATTTCGTGCTCACCGTCCGCCACGACCAGGCCCCCGACCTCTCGGCGGTGCGCGGGCGTCTGGAGGAGAACCCCGATCTGCTCGAACGCGGGCCCGAAGCGGTGCTCTACGCCGTCCTCGACGCCGTCGTCGACGGCTACGCGCCGGTCGTGGCGGGGCTGCAGAACGACATCGACGAGATCGAGACCCAGGTCTTCGACGGCGACGCGGCGGTGTCGCGGCGCATCTACGAGCTTTCCCGCGAGGTCATCGAGTTCCAGCGCGCAGTCCGCCCGCTCCTGCCCGTACTCCGTTCGCTCAACGAGGCCTTCGACGAGTTCGGCACCGACGAGGAGATGCGCCGCTACCTGCGCGACGTCGCCGACCACGCCACCACCGTGGCCGAGCGTGTCGACGGCTTCCGGGACATGCTGCAGAGCATCCTCACCGTCAACGCCACCCTCGTCAGCGAAGCCCAGAACGAGGAGATGCGCCGCGTCACCGAGGCCAGCTACCGCCAGGGCGAACACGTCAAGAAGATCTCCGCGTGGGCGGCCATCCTGTTCGCCCCGAGCCTGGTGGGCAGCATCTACGGGATGAACTTCGCCCGCATGCCCGAGCTCGGCTGGGCGCTGGGATACCCGCTGGCGCTGCTGGTGATGGCGGGTATCAGCGTGACGCTCTACGCGGTCTTCAAGTGGCGCCACTGGATGTGA